The Cucumis melo cultivar AY chromosome 6, USDA_Cmelo_AY_1.0, whole genome shotgun sequence genome includes a region encoding these proteins:
- the LOC103483750 gene encoding adenylate isopentenyltransferase 5, chloroplastic: MRMALSLTSAAGKQVQPLVGNFQGNFNMEQFFRRKDKVVVVMGATGTGKSRLAIELATRFPSEIVNSDKIQVYEGLDVVTNKVTEEERRGIPHHLLSSIDPKSNFSSRDFTHHASVAIESILARDRLPIIAGGSNSYIEALVNDYAEARFRYEFCFLWVDVSLPILQKFVSDRVDRMVDGGFVEEVRQIFDPEGDYSQGIKRAIGVPELHEYLRAERDGADERVLKILLELAISRIKDNTCRLAFRQLEKIRLLHTKWNWNLRRLDATGAFLTDGENSVDVWEKLVLEPSSRIVDQFLCDGSRRITTGISTPDAVSRAVAAVSR, from the coding sequence ATGAGGATGGCATTGTCATTGACCTCTGCCGCCGGGAAGCAAGTTCAGCCACTGGTGGGGAATTTTCAGGGGAATTTCAATATGGAACAGTTTTTCCGGCGGAAAGATAAAGTGGTTGTGGTAATGGGAGCCACCGGAACGGGTAAATCTCGATTAGCAATCGAGCTAGCCACACGATTTCCGTCGGAAATTGTGAATTCCGATAAGATTCAGGTTTATGAAGGACTTGATGTTGTAACAAATAAAGTAACCGAAGAAGAACGCCGTGGAATTCCACACCATTTGTTAAGTTCAATTGACCCAAAATCGAATTTCTCTTCTCGTGATTTCACTCATCATGCCTCCGTTGCTATTGAATCAATTTTGGCCAGAGATCGCCTCCCGATCATCGCCGGTGGATCAAATTCCTACATTGAAGCTCTGGTTAATGATTATGCAGAGGCCCGATTCCGATACGAGTTCTGCTTTTTGTGGGTCGATGTTTCTTTACCAATTCTTCAAAAATTTGTCTCCGATCGCGTTGATCGGATGGTCGACGGTGGGTTTGTCGAAGAAGTGAGACAGATTTTTGATCCAGAAGGTGATTATTCTCAAGGGATTAAACGAGCTATTGGAGTGCCGGAATTGCACGAGTATTTAAGAGCAGAACGCGACGGCGCCGATGAGAGGGTCTTAAAAATTCTCTTAGAATTGGCGATTTCAAGAATTAAAGACAATACTTGCCGATTGGCATTCCGGCAACTCGAGAAGATTCGCCTTCTTCATACTAAATGGAATTGGAATCTCCGGCGACTCGATGCCACCGGAGCCTTTTTGACCGACGGTGAAAACTCCGTTGACGTTTGGGAAAAGCTTGTCCTCGAACCAAGCTCGAGGATCGTCGACCAATTCCTCTGCGACGGTAGCCGCCGTATCACCACCGGAATTTCCACTCCGGATGCGGTCTCCCGCGCCGTCGCCGCCGTAAGCCGTTAA